A region of the Arthrobacter sp. FW306-07-I genome:
GTGCACTTCGAAGCCCTTGGCCTCGATCAGGCGGCCAAGGGCCTGCCCGGCGCCCTCGTCCAGCTGGGTGTTCATGAGCCAGGGGGCACCGTTGATGACCACGGGGGTGGCGCCGAGCTGCTCCGTGCCGGCGGCCGACTCGAGGCCCAAGAGGCCGCCGCCGATGGTCACGGCGTTGATTTTGCGGCCCAGCTTTTCAGTGAGCTCTGCGATGGCCTTGTTGATGGCCCAGACGTCCTCGAGGGTCCGGTAGACGTGCGCATGCTGGGCGCCCGGGATGGGCAGGCGGACAGCGTCCGAACCCGTGGCCACCACCAGCTCGTCGTAAGCGTAGGAGTTCCCCGCCGCGGTTTCCACCGTCTTCGCCGCGGCGTTGATCTTCACCACGCGTTCGCCGGTCTTTAGGACCAGCGAACCGTGCTCCCACATCCCGGCCGTTCCCAGGGTGAGGTCCACGCCGGTATCGGTGAGGGCCTTGGAGAGCGCCACCCGGTCGTAGGGGAGGTGGGCTTCCTCGGTGAGGACCGTGACATGCCAGCCGTCGAGGCCCCGGGCATGCATGGCGTCCGCAAAACGGTGGGCCGCGGGGCCGCCGCCGGCGACGACGATGCGGCGCGGAGTCTCTGTGCTTGAAGTCTGTTCGGTCACTGTGGGCCTTTCGCATGGGCCGCAGACGGTGCTCTGCAGCTTGTGCCTCCAGCCTAGGAAGGGGCAGTTTCGCCTCAGTTTCCCAATTGTTTCGTCAACTTAACTTCTGCATCACGGATGCATTTCCACCCGGGTTAGGTCTCTTTTACGCGCCGGACACATGTACCGCACCCCTATGAAACACCCGGACCTTAGCGTGGGACACGGCCGCAAAAGCAGCCGCTGCAAGGACAACAGGCACAGGGAAAGGAGCCGGACATGACGGCAACACTGGAACTTGGGGCGCTCGCCGCCGAATCAGACCTCGCTGGATTTGAGACCGGCTGGTACCGTGTCTGCGCGGTTGAGGACCTCGAACCGGCGTGGGGCGAGGCCGCCTTGGTTGCGGGGCGCCAGGTGGCGCTTTTCCGCACCGGCCCGGAGGAAGTCTTCGCCGTGGCCCATGAGGATCCGGCCACCGGAGCCCACGTCATGGCCCGTGGCATCCTGGGCTCCAAGGGTGCCAGGCCCACCATCGCCTCGCCGCTGCACAAGGAGGTCTATGACTTGGAGACAGGGGAGTGCTTCACCAGTCCCGGCCTGCGGCTCGCAGCGTACCCCACCCGCGTCACCA
Encoded here:
- the nirD gene encoding nitrite reductase small subunit NirD; translated protein: MTATLELGALAAESDLAGFETGWYRVCAVEDLEPAWGEAALVAGRQVALFRTGPEEVFAVAHEDPATGAHVMARGILGSKGARPTIASPLHKEVYDLETGECFTSPGLRLAAYPTRVTNGLVEVGLQ